The Halarchaeum grantii genome contains a region encoding:
- a CDS encoding ArsR family transcriptional regulator → MEAMGSDTLEDLPPSAKLVYKVLEYDGPKTQKGIVEESMLSARTVRYALDRLKDRDAVREDIYFADARQSLYKLTCPDCEPEAKNENEATP, encoded by the coding sequence ATGGAAGCGATGGGTAGCGATACGCTAGAAGACCTCCCTCCGAGCGCGAAACTCGTCTACAAGGTACTCGAGTACGACGGCCCGAAGACGCAGAAAGGAATCGTCGAGGAGTCCATGCTCTCCGCGCGTACCGTCCGGTACGCTCTCGACCGCCTCAAGGACCGCGACGCCGTCCGCGAGGACATCTACTTCGCGGACGCCCGCCAGAGCCTCTACAAACTCACGTGTCCGGACTGCGAGCCGGAGGCGAAGAACGAGAACGAAGCAACTCCCTGA
- a CDS encoding ribosome biogenesis/translation initiation ATPase RLI has translation MADDSIAVVDLDRCQPDRCNYECSNFCPPNRTGKECITQRGEDADVGGPDQIQISEEICLGETCGICVEKCPFDAIEIINLPQELGDEPTHRYGENSFALYGLPIPEKGKVTGILGPNGIGKSTAIKALGGEITPNLGNFAEPPEWDAVIDEFRGTELQPFLKGVRDGDIDVARKPQYVDQIPKSFDGKTRELLASADERGVLEELAERLSIEPVLDSDIDTLSGGELQRVALAATLARDADFYFLDELTPYLDIDQRVTAARLVRELAEDDDRAMLVVEHDLAVLDLLADSIHVAYGEPSAYGVITTPKSTRNGINEYLRGYLDNENMRIRPESIEFEEHAPRVTSRSEALVEYPDMSKSYGDGEFTLDVEGGVINRNEVLGILGPNGIGKSTFAKLLAGKLEPDEGDLDLDLDIAYKPQYVEVDQHMRVDAFLSSITDDFGSSYWETEIANPLQLGRIMEQNLTDLSGGERQRVAIAATLSRDADLYLLDEPSAHLDVEQRVLAARAIRRYAENHETSVMVIDHDIYTIDLLSDRLLVFDGEPAANGYASTPKGMREGMNEFLANLDITFRRDENIGRPRINKPGSQKDKQQKRDGEYYYTQ, from the coding sequence ATGGCCGACGACAGCATCGCGGTCGTCGACCTCGACCGGTGTCAACCCGACCGCTGTAACTACGAGTGCTCGAACTTCTGCCCGCCCAACCGCACGGGCAAGGAGTGCATCACGCAGCGCGGCGAGGACGCCGACGTCGGCGGCCCCGACCAGATCCAGATCTCCGAGGAGATCTGCCTCGGCGAGACCTGCGGTATCTGCGTCGAGAAGTGCCCGTTCGACGCCATCGAGATCATCAACCTCCCACAGGAACTCGGCGACGAGCCGACCCACCGCTACGGGGAGAACTCCTTCGCGCTCTACGGGCTCCCCATCCCCGAGAAGGGGAAGGTGACCGGCATCCTCGGCCCGAACGGCATCGGGAAGTCCACCGCGATCAAGGCGCTCGGCGGCGAGATCACGCCGAACCTCGGGAACTTCGCCGAGCCTCCCGAGTGGGACGCCGTCATCGACGAGTTCCGCGGCACCGAGCTCCAGCCGTTCCTGAAGGGCGTCCGCGACGGCGACATCGACGTCGCGCGCAAGCCCCAGTACGTCGACCAGATCCCGAAGAGCTTCGACGGGAAGACGCGCGAACTCCTCGCGTCGGCGGACGAACGCGGCGTCCTCGAGGAACTCGCGGAGCGCCTCTCCATCGAGCCCGTCCTCGACAGCGACATCGACACGCTCTCCGGGGGCGAGCTCCAGCGCGTCGCGCTCGCCGCGACGCTCGCGCGCGACGCCGACTTCTACTTCCTCGACGAGCTCACGCCCTACCTCGACATCGACCAGCGCGTCACCGCCGCGCGCCTCGTGCGCGAGCTCGCGGAGGACGACGATCGGGCGATGCTCGTCGTCGAGCACGACCTCGCCGTCCTCGACCTGCTCGCGGACAGCATCCACGTCGCCTACGGTGAGCCGTCCGCGTACGGCGTCATCACGACGCCGAAATCGACGCGCAACGGCATCAACGAGTACCTCCGTGGCTACCTCGACAACGAGAACATGCGCATCCGCCCGGAGAGCATCGAGTTCGAGGAGCACGCGCCGCGCGTCACCTCGCGCTCGGAGGCGCTCGTCGAGTACCCGGACATGTCGAAGTCCTACGGCGACGGCGAGTTCACGCTCGACGTCGAGGGCGGCGTCATCAACCGCAACGAGGTGCTGGGCATCCTCGGCCCGAACGGCATCGGGAAGTCCACGTTCGCGAAGCTCCTCGCGGGCAAGCTCGAACCCGACGAGGGCGACCTGGACCTCGACCTCGACATCGCGTACAAGCCCCAGTACGTCGAGGTCGACCAGCACATGCGCGTCGACGCGTTCCTCTCCTCGATCACGGACGACTTCGGCTCCTCCTACTGGGAGACGGAGATCGCGAACCCCCTCCAGCTCGGGCGCATCATGGAGCAGAACCTCACGGACCTCTCCGGCGGGGAGCGCCAGCGCGTCGCCATCGCCGCGACGCTCTCGCGCGACGCCGACCTCTACCTGCTGGACGAGCCGAGCGCGCACCTCGACGTCGAGCAGCGCGTCCTCGCGGCGCGCGCCATCCGGCGCTACGCGGAGAACCACGAGACCAGCGTCATGGTCATCGACCACGACATCTACACCATCGACCTCCTCTCCGACCGCCTGCTCGTCTTCGATGGCGAACCCGCCGCGAACGGCTACGCGAGCACGCCGAAGGGGATGCGCGAGGGGATGAACGAGTTCCTCGCGAACCTCGACATCACGTTCCGCCGCGACGAGAACATCGGCCGCCCGCGCATCAACAAGCCCGGGAGTCAGAAGGACAAACAGCAGAAGCGCGACGGCGAATACTACTACACGCAGTAG
- a CDS encoding Vms1/Ankzf1 family peptidyl-tRNA hydrolase: MRTSLSRAERIEAVEGASADGDRLVSVAVPHDAALGPTLERVEEAHAKAEYLDGRASGPLKRALERAVRELHRVAETPEDGLVVYAGVVDGSLETYVFTDPPGRVDEGVFEHGNAFVTAPLERHGASRRTVGLVVVERGGAAVGRLDGDGVETLETFESAVPGKTRAGGQSADRFRRRREERTREFFASVGEAAGREFDDPDALALGGTHVTVEAFRDGDYLPDRLAERVTGTYAVEYAGERGLERLAAASGDAGETHERAQRALSEFFSRLPDGDVTYGEERVGEALDYGAVERLLIAADVDAATRERYAERADEEGGDVVVVSERVEGGARFARAFGDVGALLRFPVE; encoded by the coding sequence ATGCGGACGTCGCTGTCGCGCGCGGAGCGCATCGAGGCCGTCGAGGGGGCGTCGGCGGACGGCGACCGACTCGTGTCGGTTGCGGTGCCCCACGACGCGGCGCTCGGGCCGACGCTCGAGCGCGTCGAGGAGGCGCACGCGAAGGCGGAGTACCTCGACGGGCGGGCGAGCGGGCCGCTGAAGCGGGCGCTGGAGCGCGCCGTTCGCGAACTCCATCGCGTCGCGGAAACGCCCGAGGACGGCCTCGTCGTCTACGCGGGCGTCGTGGACGGGAGCCTCGAGACGTACGTCTTCACGGACCCGCCCGGCCGGGTGGACGAGGGCGTCTTCGAGCACGGGAACGCGTTCGTGACGGCGCCGCTGGAGCGCCACGGGGCGTCACGTCGAACGGTCGGTCTCGTCGTCGTGGAGCGCGGGGGCGCGGCCGTCGGCCGCCTCGACGGCGACGGCGTCGAGACGCTGGAGACGTTCGAGAGCGCGGTGCCGGGAAAGACGCGCGCGGGCGGGCAGTCGGCCGACCGGTTCCGCCGGCGTCGCGAGGAGCGAACACGCGAGTTCTTCGCGTCGGTGGGCGAGGCGGCGGGGCGGGAGTTCGACGACCCGGACGCTCTCGCGCTCGGCGGGACGCACGTCACCGTCGAGGCGTTCCGCGACGGCGACTACCTCCCCGACCGGTTGGCGGAGCGCGTCACGGGCACGTACGCAGTCGAGTACGCGGGTGAGCGCGGCCTCGAACGGCTCGCGGCGGCGAGCGGGGACGCGGGGGAGACGCACGAGCGCGCACAGCGGGCGCTCTCGGAGTTCTTCTCGCGACTGCCGGACGGCGACGTGACGTACGGCGAGGAGCGCGTCGGGGAGGCCCTCGATTACGGCGCGGTCGAGCGCCTCCTCATCGCGGCGGACGTGGACGCGGCGACGCGCGAACGCTACGCCGAACGGGCGGACGAAGAGGGCGGAGACGTGGTGGTCGTCTCCGAGCGCGTGGAGGGCGGCGCGCGCTTCGCGCGGGCGTTCGGCGACGTCGGCGCGCTCCTGCGGTTCCCGGTCGAGTGA
- a CDS encoding archaemetzincin family Zn-dependent metalloprotease, which produces MRVDIVPIGDVPATVKREASAGLRRVYDCDVSVTAEQGVPADAYDTARRQYRAEPFIEVARRNGNGDKNVAVTPVDLFYRQRNYVFGLAYLDGRGCVVSTHRLQTSSDGGFSQRSAADIFADRVRKEVVHEIGHTLGLEHCDNNRCAMSFSPQVSEVDRKEETLCGSCSSSVF; this is translated from the coding sequence ATGCGCGTCGATATCGTCCCCATCGGCGACGTCCCCGCGACGGTCAAGCGCGAGGCGTCCGCCGGCCTCCGCCGGGTCTACGACTGTGACGTCTCCGTCACCGCCGAGCAGGGCGTCCCCGCCGACGCCTACGACACGGCCCGCCGCCAGTACCGCGCGGAGCCGTTCATCGAGGTCGCCCGACGGAACGGCAACGGGGACAAGAACGTCGCCGTCACGCCCGTCGACCTCTTCTACCGCCAGCGCAACTACGTCTTCGGCCTCGCGTACCTCGACGGCCGCGGCTGCGTCGTCTCCACCCACCGCCTCCAGACCTCCTCCGACGGCGGGTTCAGCCAGCGCTCCGCCGCCGACATCTTCGCCGACCGCGTCCGCAAGGAGGTCGTCCACGAGATCGGCCACACGCTCGGCCTCGAGCACTGCGACAACAACCGCTGTGCGATGAGCTTCTCCCCGCAGGTCTCCGAAGTCGACCGGAAGGAGGAGACGCTCTGCGGGAGCTGCTCCAGCTCCGTCTTCTGA
- a CDS encoding UPF0146 family protein encodes MGETLRDALVDEFAGYDALVEVGVGRRPGVAGELAARGCDVRATDVVARETPPGVAFVRDDVTEPDSGVYADADAVYALNCPPELHRPLRAVARDAGADCLFTTLGLDQPAVPVERRSVRGETVFVASDAPGR; translated from the coding sequence GTGGGCGAGACGCTCAGAGACGCACTCGTGGACGAGTTCGCGGGGTACGACGCCCTCGTCGAGGTCGGGGTCGGACGGCGGCCGGGCGTCGCCGGCGAGCTCGCCGCTCGCGGGTGCGACGTCCGCGCGACGGACGTCGTGGCGCGCGAGACGCCGCCGGGCGTCGCGTTCGTCCGCGACGACGTCACCGAACCGGACAGCGGCGTGTACGCGGACGCGGACGCCGTCTACGCGCTGAACTGCCCCCCGGAACTCCATCGACCGCTCCGGGCGGTCGCGCGCGACGCGGGCGCGGACTGCCTCTTCACGACGCTCGGCCTCGACCAGCCGGCGGTTCCGGTCGAGCGTCGAAGCGTCCGGGGAGAGACGGTGTTCGTCGCGTCGGACGCGCCGGGGAGGTAG
- a CDS encoding TIGR01548 family HAD-type hydrolase codes for MQVDTVVLDVDGVLVDVADSYRRAIVESVERVHGETIPKAGVQAFKDAGGFNNDWALSDAAALFVLAKREGLAMSLEAFTAEIGKHGGGLDAAEAVVAAALDAKSRERAYGDWDPNHLREVFQALYLGSERYREIEGGEPPVEASGFIADEPVIVTPETVERLTSEYAVCVLTGRPEAEAEIALERVGLDIPEERRFTMDDWEEGKPHPRALVALAERCDAEAVAFAGDTLDDVETAVNAREADPARTYYGVGVLTGGLTGEEGRRKYEDAGAHVVVDSVNDLPDLLDG; via the coding sequence ATGCAGGTCGACACCGTCGTGCTCGACGTCGATGGCGTGCTCGTGGACGTCGCGGACTCCTATCGGCGCGCGATCGTCGAGAGCGTCGAGCGCGTCCACGGGGAGACGATCCCGAAGGCGGGCGTGCAGGCGTTCAAGGACGCGGGCGGCTTCAACAACGACTGGGCGCTCTCGGACGCGGCCGCACTGTTCGTCCTCGCGAAGCGCGAGGGGCTCGCGATGAGTCTCGAGGCGTTCACGGCCGAGATCGGGAAGCACGGCGGCGGCCTCGACGCCGCCGAGGCGGTCGTCGCGGCGGCGCTCGACGCGAAATCGCGCGAGCGGGCGTACGGCGACTGGGACCCCAACCACTTGCGCGAGGTCTTTCAGGCGCTCTACCTCGGGAGCGAGCGCTACCGGGAGATCGAGGGCGGGGAGCCACCCGTCGAGGCGTCGGGGTTCATCGCGGACGAACCCGTCATCGTCACGCCGGAGACGGTCGAGCGCCTCACGAGCGAGTACGCCGTCTGCGTGCTCACGGGCCGCCCGGAGGCGGAGGCCGAAATCGCCCTGGAGCGCGTCGGCCTCGACATACCCGAAGAACGGCGCTTCACGATGGACGACTGGGAGGAGGGCAAGCCGCATCCGCGCGCGCTCGTCGCGCTCGCGGAGCGCTGTGACGCCGAGGCGGTGGCGTTCGCGGGCGACACGCTCGACGACGTCGAGACGGCGGTGAACGCCCGCGAGGCGGACCCGGCGCGCACCTACTACGGCGTCGGCGTCCTCACGGGCGGCCTCACTGGCGAGGAGGGGCGACGGAAGTACGAGGACGCGGGCGCGCACGTCGTCGTCGATTCCGTGAACGACCTCCCGGACCTTCTCGACGGATAG
- a CDS encoding glucodextranase DOMON-like domain-containing protein, whose protein sequence is MRDSDLSRRSWLKTVGAGAAAAALGTGVGAAERPVPTGGADAYWTTGEQYGVGTVPDHGAETRSRVWYTLTEGALAQVRFPRVDFPSVRTLDFVVAAPDESYAARTHEVDRTDDDPVERSVEPSADDALLFEQTARDPERGWELAVEYAATPDGDAVLADVRFDGAGGEYDVYALCDLALSESGMGDAASVHTRSTARGKAEGHGNETTGHESYALTASATGAYDDSAVVLDENGDPYHVAAALASRRGFDWGSVDVVGGDAVRPLLADGAPDARHANAEGNAVLVGRLGSGVARLDDTVALGFAANAEEERALAEARRGLKRDFAATRAHYRNSWREWLRGIDTPDAVAGDDVLEPQYHFAAMTLKAAESKQFPGAGLAALCVPWGGEVRANGPSDYGYNFVWARDLYQSATAFEAMGDVEAATAAIEYVYEYQQQDDGFVPQNTFIDGRTRWGGEQLDEHALPGLLVHQLVERYGLTFDDVAFDYADVKATADYLAANGPVTGQERWEEEGGLSPSTVAAEIAGLVAAAHLADGEGERGDALVYLALADHWRANTAEWMATEEGTERHTETPYYVRVTDDDDPDDGAARALANGGPTLDERDVIDAGFLELVRLGVAPADDPVVENSVAVVDDTLRVETPHGPAFYRYNGDGYGEQAGENYPPGAPWSLDNAGKGRLWPIFTGERAEYELLAGNEDPEALLRTMAGFANTGRMLPEQVWDREEPTAYGWTFGEGTGSATPLSWSMAQFVRLAHSINAGEPVERPASVAARYTEGETPEGPALDVEFPPKAVGSRDVTVSGTTEGAEVVVQTPVETVTADVSDGSFSVDVRVAAGESAITVVAATGGAVTDAGTTVAQRTVAYLDVGDLVAEFDDPAGDDHGPGDYTYPTAGAFGDGAFDVDSVAVYETADSYQFLTTLGGDLTNPWGGRGFSLQTFQFYVSDPDATGGTTDARTGVNATFEAPYQRRVVAEGWVAPVVEDADGATLTTDVSVTAYSAIDAVLVDVPKYALGGSLDGKRLAALLCPQAGSQPGRIRQVSASNGPYSIGGAENANAPNVVDLVTPDGVTNADALAYTATEKATIPYVDL, encoded by the coding sequence ATGCGAGACAGCGACCTGTCACGACGGAGCTGGCTGAAGACGGTCGGTGCGGGGGCGGCCGCCGCCGCGCTCGGGACCGGCGTCGGTGCCGCCGAGCGCCCCGTCCCCACGGGCGGCGCGGACGCCTACTGGACGACCGGCGAACAGTACGGCGTCGGGACCGTCCCCGACCACGGCGCCGAAACGCGCTCGCGCGTCTGGTACACGCTCACTGAGGGCGCACTCGCGCAGGTGCGCTTCCCGCGCGTCGACTTCCCGAGCGTCCGAACGCTCGACTTCGTTGTCGCCGCCCCCGACGAGTCCTACGCCGCGCGCACTCACGAGGTCGACCGGACCGACGACGACCCCGTGGAGCGGTCGGTCGAACCGTCCGCTGACGACGCCCTCCTCTTCGAGCAGACGGCGCGCGACCCCGAACGCGGGTGGGAGCTCGCCGTCGAGTACGCCGCGACTCCGGATGGCGACGCCGTGCTCGCCGACGTCCGCTTCGACGGCGCGGGCGGCGAGTACGACGTCTACGCGCTCTGCGACCTCGCGCTCTCCGAGTCCGGGATGGGCGACGCCGCGAGCGTCCACACGCGCTCGACGGCGCGCGGGAAGGCGGAGGGCCACGGCAACGAGACGACCGGCCACGAGTCGTACGCGCTCACGGCGAGCGCGACCGGAGCGTACGACGACTCGGCCGTCGTACTGGACGAGAACGGTGACCCCTACCACGTCGCGGCGGCCCTCGCGTCGCGCCGCGGCTTCGACTGGGGGAGCGTCGATGTCGTCGGCGGCGACGCGGTCCGCCCGCTCCTCGCCGACGGCGCGCCCGACGCCCGCCACGCGAACGCCGAGGGGAACGCCGTCCTCGTCGGCCGCCTCGGGAGCGGCGTCGCGCGCCTTGATGACACCGTCGCGCTCGGCTTCGCCGCGAATGCCGAGGAGGAGCGCGCGCTCGCGGAGGCCCGACGCGGTCTGAAGCGCGACTTCGCGGCGACGCGCGCGCACTACCGGAACTCGTGGCGTGAGTGGCTTCGCGGCATCGACACGCCCGATGCCGTCGCCGGCGACGACGTCCTCGAACCCCAGTACCACTTCGCCGCGATGACGCTGAAGGCCGCCGAGTCGAAGCAGTTCCCCGGCGCCGGTCTCGCCGCACTCTGCGTGCCGTGGGGTGGCGAGGTCCGGGCGAACGGGCCCAGCGACTACGGCTACAACTTCGTCTGGGCGCGCGACCTCTACCAGTCCGCGACGGCGTTCGAGGCGATGGGCGACGTCGAGGCCGCGACGGCCGCCATAGAGTACGTCTACGAGTACCAACAGCAGGACGACGGCTTCGTCCCGCAGAACACCTTCATCGACGGCCGGACGCGCTGGGGCGGCGAGCAACTCGACGAGCACGCCCTCCCGGGTCTCCTCGTCCACCAACTCGTCGAGCGCTACGGCCTCACCTTCGACGACGTCGCCTTCGACTACGCGGACGTGAAGGCGACCGCCGACTACCTCGCGGCGAACGGCCCCGTCACCGGGCAGGAGCGCTGGGAGGAGGAAGGCGGTCTCTCGCCGTCCACGGTCGCCGCCGAAATCGCGGGCCTCGTCGCCGCCGCTCACCTCGCCGACGGCGAGGGCGAACGCGGTGACGCGCTCGTCTACCTCGCGCTCGCCGATCACTGGCGCGCGAACACCGCCGAGTGGATGGCGACCGAGGAGGGAACCGAGCGCCACACGGAGACGCCCTACTACGTCCGCGTCACCGACGACGACGACCCGGACGACGGCGCGGCGCGCGCCCTCGCGAACGGCGGGCCGACCCTCGACGAACGCGACGTCATCGACGCGGGTTTCCTCGAACTCGTCCGCCTCGGCGTCGCGCCCGCCGACGACCCCGTCGTCGAGAACTCCGTCGCCGTCGTCGACGACACCCTCCGCGTCGAGACGCCGCACGGGCCCGCCTTCTACCGCTACAACGGCGACGGCTACGGCGAGCAGGCCGGAGAGAACTATCCCCCGGGCGCGCCGTGGAGCCTCGACAACGCCGGGAAAGGGCGGCTCTGGCCGATATTCACCGGCGAGCGCGCCGAGTACGAACTGCTCGCCGGCAACGAGGACCCCGAGGCACTCCTCCGGACGATGGCTGGATTCGCGAACACGGGGCGGATGCTTCCCGAGCAGGTCTGGGACCGCGAGGAACCCACCGCGTACGGCTGGACGTTCGGCGAGGGCACCGGCTCGGCCACCCCGCTCTCGTGGAGCATGGCGCAGTTCGTCCGCCTCGCGCACTCCATCAACGCCGGCGAACCCGTCGAGCGCCCCGCCTCGGTCGCCGCGCGCTACACCGAGGGCGAGACCCCCGAGGGCCCCGCACTCGACGTCGAGTTCCCGCCGAAGGCCGTCGGCTCTCGCGACGTCACCGTCTCCGGCACCACCGAGGGCGCCGAAGTCGTCGTGCAGACGCCCGTCGAGACGGTCACCGCCGACGTCTCCGACGGGTCGTTCAGCGTCGACGTCCGCGTCGCCGCCGGCGAATCCGCCATCACCGTCGTCGCCGCGACCGGCGGTGCCGTCACCGACGCCGGCACCACCGTCGCCCAGCGAACCGTCGCCTACCTCGACGTCGGTGACCTCGTCGCCGAGTTCGACGACCCCGCAGGCGACGACCACGGCCCCGGCGACTACACCTACCCCACGGCGGGCGCGTTCGGCGACGGCGCCTTCGACGTCGACTCCGTCGCCGTCTACGAGACCGCCGACAGCTACCAGTTCCTCACGACACTCGGCGGCGACCTCACGAACCCGTGGGGCGGACGCGGCTTCAGCCTCCAGACCTTCCAGTTCTACGTCAGCGACCCCGACGCTACCGGCGGCACCACCGACGCCCGGACGGGCGTGAACGCGACGTTCGAAGCGCCCTACCAGCGGCGCGTCGTCGCCGAGGGCTGGGTCGCACCCGTCGTCGAGGACGCCGACGGCGCGACGCTCACCACGGACGTCTCCGTCACCGCCTACAGCGCCATCGACGCCGTTCTCGTCGACGTCCCCAAGTACGCCCTCGGCGGGTCGCTCGACGGGAAGCGCCTCGCCGCGCTCCTCTGTCCGCAGGCCGGCAGTCAGCCGGGGCGCATCCGACAGGTGTCGGCGTCGAACGGCCCCTACAGTATCGGCGGCGCGGAGAACGCGAACGCGCCGAACGTCGTGGACCTCGTGACGCCGGACGGCGTGACGAACGCCGACGCGCTCGCCTACACGGCCACGGAGAAAGCGACGATCCCGTACGTCGACCTCTGA
- the npdG gene encoding NADPH-dependent F420 reductase: protein MRIALLGGTGDIGEGLALRWAYDSDHDVIIGSRDPEKARAKAEEYETELDSRGLERTVNGFDNEMAADRADIVVLAVPAYHVGDVVEHIADVIDEDTVLVSPAVGMSRDDEGMHYNPPGVGSVTALVQQKAPSEVPVVGAFHNLAADRLANLDVEFDLDTLVVGDDEDARELVVGLADDIEGLRALEAGGVANAPEVESVTPLVINIAMNNDGMHDVGVRYL from the coding sequence ATGCGTATCGCGCTACTCGGCGGCACCGGCGACATCGGCGAAGGCCTCGCGCTCCGCTGGGCCTACGACAGCGACCACGACGTCATCATCGGCTCGCGCGACCCCGAGAAGGCCCGCGCGAAGGCCGAGGAGTACGAGACCGAACTCGACAGTCGCGGCCTCGAGCGCACCGTCAACGGCTTCGACAACGAGATGGCGGCCGACCGCGCCGACATCGTCGTCCTCGCCGTCCCCGCCTACCACGTCGGCGACGTCGTCGAGCACATCGCGGACGTCATCGACGAGGACACCGTCCTCGTCAGCCCCGCCGTCGGCATGAGCCGCGACGACGAGGGCATGCACTACAACCCGCCGGGCGTCGGCAGCGTCACCGCGCTCGTCCAGCAGAAAGCCCCGAGCGAGGTACCCGTCGTCGGCGCGTTCCACAACCTCGCCGCCGACCGCCTCGCCAACCTCGACGTCGAGTTCGACCTCGACACGCTCGTCGTCGGCGACGACGAGGACGCCCGCGAGCTCGTGGTCGGCCTCGCCGACGACATCGAGGGCCTGCGCGCGCTCGAAGCCGGCGGCGTCGCCAACGCCCCCGAAGTCGAGTCCGTCACGCCCCTCGTCATCAACATCGCGATGAACAACGACGGCATGCACGACGTCGGCGTCCGCTACCTCTAA
- the trxA gene encoding thioredoxin: protein MTVTLKDFYADWCGPCKTQDPILEDLEEEWGDRVDFEKVDVDENQDVANEYQVRSIPTIVVENDDGVVERFVGVTQADKLEDAFEEAGA from the coding sequence ATGACTGTCACCCTGAAGGACTTCTACGCCGACTGGTGTGGCCCGTGCAAGACGCAGGACCCCATCCTCGAGGACCTCGAGGAGGAGTGGGGCGACCGCGTCGACTTCGAGAAGGTCGACGTCGACGAGAACCAGGACGTCGCCAACGAGTACCAGGTGCGGTCGATCCCCACCATCGTCGTCGAGAACGACGACGGCGTCGTCGAGCGCTTCGTCGGCGTCACGCAGGCCGACAAACTCGAGGACGCCTTCGAGGAAGCCGGCGCGTAA
- a CDS encoding preprotein translocase subunit Sec61beta: protein MSSGQNSGGLMSSAGLVRYFESEGRNAIRIDPKAIMAFSALFGVLVILLNIFTV from the coding sequence ATGAGCAGCGGCCAGAACTCCGGCGGGCTGATGTCGAGTGCCGGACTCGTCCGGTACTTCGAGTCCGAGGGGCGCAACGCGATCCGCATCGACCCGAAGGCCATCATGGCGTTCAGCGCGCTCTTCGGCGTCCTCGTCATCCTCCTGAACATCTTCACCGTCTAG
- the pdxT gene encoding pyridoxal 5'-phosphate synthase glutaminase subunit PdxT: MTLEAGVVAVQGDVSEHADAIRRAAANHGEEAVVREVRHSGVVPECDLLLLPGGESTAISRLLEREGIDEEIVAHVEADKPVLATCAGLIVASRDARDERVETLDLVDATVDRNAFGRQKDSFEAPLDVEGLAEPFPAVFIRAPLIAAVGDDVDVLATWEERPVAIRDGPVVGTSFHPELTADARLHDLAFFENAEAVL; the protein is encoded by the coding sequence ATGACACTCGAAGCCGGCGTCGTCGCCGTCCAGGGCGACGTCTCCGAGCACGCCGACGCGATCCGTCGCGCGGCCGCGAACCACGGCGAGGAGGCCGTCGTCCGCGAGGTCCGCCACTCGGGCGTCGTCCCGGAGTGCGACCTCCTCCTCCTGCCAGGCGGGGAGTCGACGGCGATCTCGCGGCTCCTCGAGCGCGAGGGTATCGACGAGGAGATCGTCGCGCACGTCGAGGCCGACAAGCCCGTGCTCGCGACCTGCGCGGGCCTCATCGTCGCCTCGCGGGACGCGCGCGACGAGCGCGTGGAGACGCTCGACCTCGTGGACGCGACCGTCGACCGGAACGCGTTCGGCCGCCAGAAGGACTCCTTCGAGGCGCCCCTCGACGTCGAGGGCTTGGCGGAGCCGTTCCCCGCGGTGTTCATCCGCGCGCCGCTCATCGCGGCGGTGGGCGACGACGTGGACGTGCTCGCGACGTGGGAGGAGCGGCCCGTGGCGATCCGGGACGGTCCCGTCGTCGGGACGTCCTTCCACCCCGAACTGACGGCGGACGCCCGCCTCCACGACCTCGCGTTCTTCGAGAACGCGGAGGCGGTGCTGTGA